A genomic stretch from Desulfolutivibrio sulfodismutans DSM 3696 includes:
- a CDS encoding ATP-binding protein: MISSSSFPQRRFPFFSEVQRQVMVLDIRTLVLVGAVTMAVSTVVFFSLYRFRFGDKSPLAWGISSAAITVGCLLLALRDAIPPVYTILVANMFFVFGYAMIYSGVRLFMGRTPLWTLAAAAPLVLAPILAWFAFVEPSLAVRSLVIRLFLSLIPALIWWELAAQGGRWRYGRPQRVVAGLYAVETVLNLFFALAAPFAYDTNNFFTSGVVSALFLLSCNIYMLIHVLGVVVLYGERYRGELADAKEAAEEASRAKGRFLAHMSHELRTPLNGLMGMLELSRDTPSDTERREFLDVAAFSAQSLLTLINDILDLSRLEAGKLTVSPEPFALAPALDAVLAPFARMAQAQGLGFAVRVAPEDVRIEADAIRLRQIVLNLVGNALKFTSSGRIDVDIRVTPAHPGPARLTLCVADTGCGIPPDMLERVFENFSQTAEGAQRGGTGLGLTISRQLARLMGGELTVSSVAGEGSRFCLDMPCRVLDMAEAQPEGSPAGSVMAELASVPRMRVLVVDDFEPNRLVISTRLQKAGHHVDEAADGEAAVSAVAANAFDLVLMDIGMPGMDGLSATRRIRAVSGAHPPIVALTAAALPGDRERCLAAGMDDYLVKPLRLADLHRVLVRFAPSGLIPPADVGPATLPPVARAASRQVRTIIDWACALEFMGGRQEDLETLCGVVEQVFVTERAALQNDIAADGLGDLPRRVHTLRPTFLSFGSTGLAGLVQDVEVAIREGDAGEARRLAVELEKGLEAFLEELKGRGRPAPAAPSP, encoded by the coding sequence TTGATCTCTTCGTCGTCCTTCCCGCAACGGCGGTTCCCCTTTTTCAGCGAGGTGCAGCGCCAAGTGATGGTCCTCGACATCCGCACCTTGGTCCTGGTGGGGGCCGTGACCATGGCCGTGTCCACGGTCGTGTTTTTCAGCCTCTACCGTTTCCGGTTTGGGGACAAAAGTCCCCTGGCCTGGGGCATCAGCTCGGCGGCCATCACCGTGGGCTGCCTGCTTCTGGCCCTGCGCGACGCCATTCCCCCGGTCTACACCATCCTCGTGGCCAACATGTTCTTCGTGTTCGGCTACGCCATGATCTATAGCGGGGTGCGCCTGTTCATGGGCCGCACCCCGTTGTGGACCCTGGCCGCCGCCGCCCCCCTCGTCCTGGCCCCGATCCTGGCCTGGTTCGCCTTCGTCGAACCCTCCCTGGCCGTCCGATCCCTGGTGATCCGCCTGTTTTTGTCCCTGATTCCGGCGCTCATCTGGTGGGAGCTGGCCGCCCAGGGGGGGAGGTGGCGCTACGGGCGGCCCCAGCGGGTGGTGGCCGGGCTGTACGCCGTGGAGACGGTGCTCAATCTCTTTTTCGCCCTGGCCGCCCCTTTTGCCTACGACACCAACAATTTTTTCACCTCCGGCGTCGTAAGCGCCCTTTTTCTGCTTTCGTGCAACATCTATATGCTGATCCATGTGCTCGGCGTGGTGGTGCTCTACGGCGAACGCTACCGGGGCGAACTGGCCGACGCCAAAGAGGCCGCCGAGGAGGCCAGCCGGGCCAAAGGCAGGTTTCTGGCCCACATGAGCCATGAGCTGCGCACGCCCTTAAACGGCCTTATGGGCATGCTCGAACTCTCCCGGGATACCCCGTCCGACACGGAACGGCGCGAGTTCCTTGATGTCGCCGCCTTTTCCGCCCAGAGCCTTCTGACCCTCATCAACGACATCCTGGACCTCTCCCGCCTGGAGGCGGGCAAGCTGACCGTCAGCCCCGAACCCTTCGCCCTGGCCCCTGCCCTGGACGCGGTGCTGGCGCCCTTCGCCCGCATGGCCCAGGCCCAGGGCCTGGGCTTCGCCGTGCGCGTGGCTCCGGAGGATGTCCGGATCGAGGCCGACGCCATCAGGCTGCGGCAGATCGTCCTTAATCTGGTGGGCAATGCCCTCAAGTTCACGTCCAGCGGACGTATCGACGTGGACATCCGGGTGACGCCCGCCCATCCCGGCCCGGCCCGGCTGACCCTGTGCGTGGCCGACACGGGCTGCGGCATCCCTCCCGACATGCTGGAGCGCGTTTTCGAGAATTTCAGCCAGACCGCCGAGGGGGCGCAAAGGGGCGGTACGGGCCTGGGCCTGACCATCAGCCGCCAACTGGCCCGGCTCATGGGCGGGGAACTGACGGTGTCGAGCGTGGCCGGGGAAGGGTCGCGCTTTTGCCTGGACATGCCCTGCCGGGTACTGGATATGGCCGAGGCGCAACCGGAGGGGTCTCCCGCCGGGAGCGTTATGGCGGAACTGGCCTCTGTACCCAGGATGCGGGTGCTGGTGGTGGACGATTTCGAGCCCAACCGGTTGGTCATCTCTACCCGGCTGCAAAAGGCCGGGCACCATGTGGACGAAGCTGCAGACGGCGAGGCGGCGGTTTCGGCCGTGGCCGCAAACGCCTTTGATCTGGTGCTCATGGACATCGGCATGCCCGGCATGGACGGACTTTCGGCCACTCGCCGCATCCGGGCCGTTTCCGGAGCGCATCCGCCCATCGTGGCCCTGACGGCCGCCGCCCTGCCCGGCGACCGGGAACGCTGTCTGGCGGCGGGCATGGACGACTATCTGGTCAAACCGCTGCGCCTCGCCGATCTGCATCGGGTTCTGGTCCGCTTTGCGCCGTCCGGGCTCATCCCTCCGGCCGACGTGGGCCCGGCGACCCTTCCTCCCGTCGCCAGGGCGGCCTCCCGGCAGGTGCGCACGATCATCGACTGGGCCTGCGCCCTGGAATTCATGGGGGGACGCCAGGAGGATCTGGAGACCCTGTGCGGGGTGGTGGAACAGGTGTTTGTCACGGAACGCGCGGCCCTGCAGAACGACATCGCCGCAGACGGTCTGGGGGATTTGCCTCGCCGGGTCCACACGTTGCGGCCGACGTTTCTCAGCTTCGGATCGACCGGTCTGGCCGGGTTGGTCCAGGATGTCGAGGTCGCGATTCGGGAGGGCGATGCCGGTGAGGCCCGCCGACTGGCCGTGGAACTGGAGAAAGGGCTGGAGGCCTTTTTGGAGGAGCTGAAAGGCCGGGGACGACCTGCTCCAGCGGCCCCTAGTCCGTGA
- a CDS encoding PAS domain S-box protein, with amino-acid sequence MPRHFVRAVLLMLSFVLACSALQPPAARADHLPATSDDAATPPRVLRSASELDYPPFAIVTPDGRADGFSVELLRAVASAMNMDVTFTVAPWHVIKQALADGELDVLPLMSSSPERAELFDFTAPYLRMQGAIFVRRGETSIRSEADLAGKNVLVMRGDTAHEYAVRKHLTDRLILTDSFEEAMRLLSQGKHDAVIVQQVVGLQIIRTLGLKNLVDVSASHEESLKVSRKPLSEFEQKFCFAVKKGDTALLAALNEGLAVVFSNGVYEALYAKWFGPILPGRPLDVHSLLMILVPALLVLSALWLWYLRREVARKTRRLSNEVEERRRAEAQITEKEAFIRSIMDNLPIGIAVNSIDPEVTFTYVNDNFLRFYRTTRQALSSPNAFWEAVYEDPGFREETRKRVLADCASQDPARMYWADIPITRAGEKTTYITARNIPIADKSLIISTVWDVTEQKRAEAALTAANRRLEALWSISSLANADYQTICTRALDEIVGMTESALGFYGLVDEAETVVTIQSWIGEAIEGCTVTDTPLHFPLSEAGLWAEAVRRREPLVVNDYAAPHPGKRGCPAGHVSLSRLMVVPLSSKGKIVAVTAVANRDTDYGPQDVSQIMAFMTSIQAILSRITAEESLRESEERYRCLFEQSLDAIAIQQGIPPAFSWVNPAFCELFGYTPEEIYALTPGQMWSLVHPEDRDMVRQSLLERLSGKADEVRYAFRILRKDGEVRWVEVTGRRMDRDGHPLNMSIYRDTTERKQSEEALILAKDQAEAANRAKSEFLANMSHEIRTPLNGVLGMLQLLTTTSPTPEQGEYLQAATTSAQRLTRLLSDILDLSRIEAGRMRIEEAPFSLLAIKESILELFGLTARDKGLDLDFLIADDTPPILVGDEARLRQILFNLIGNALKFTEHGRVHAEASLLPESRDGRVRLLFTVQDTGIGIADELLEHIFEPFSQGETSYVRRYQGAGLGLSIVRRLLTLLEGELTIDNSGQGVSGTTIHFSLPFRLPQEAVLPSQAPAARPRRSDRPLRVLLAEDDEVSMQLARLLLEKAGHTVDTAPDGQQALDLLKKGDYDLILMDIQMPVLNGLEATRMIRQSPDFAHVSGIPIIAMTAYAMDGDREKFLSAGIDAYVSKPVDMGELAMAVTRAIKAAPE; translated from the coding sequence ATGCCTCGCCACTTTGTTCGCGCCGTTTTGCTCATGCTTTCGTTCGTGCTCGCCTGTTCAGCCCTCCAGCCCCCGGCCGCCCGGGCCGACCACCTCCCCGCCACGTCCGACGACGCCGCAACGCCGCCCCGGGTGCTGCGCTCCGCCAGCGAACTGGACTATCCGCCGTTCGCCATCGTCACCCCGGACGGCCGGGCCGACGGATTTTCCGTAGAGCTCTTGCGGGCCGTGGCATCGGCCATGAACATGGACGTGACCTTCACCGTGGCCCCCTGGCACGTCATCAAGCAGGCCCTGGCCGACGGCGAGTTGGACGTGCTGCCCCTGATGTCCTCCTCCCCGGAGCGGGCCGAACTCTTCGACTTCACCGCCCCCTACCTGCGCATGCAGGGCGCCATCTTCGTGCGCCGGGGGGAAACCTCCATCCGCAGCGAGGCCGATCTGGCCGGGAAGAACGTCCTGGTCATGCGCGGGGACACGGCCCATGAATACGCAGTCCGAAAACACCTGACGGACAGGCTCATCCTGACCGACTCCTTCGAGGAGGCCATGCGGCTTCTGTCCCAGGGCAAACACGATGCGGTCATCGTGCAGCAGGTGGTGGGGCTTCAGATCATCCGCACGCTTGGGCTCAAAAACCTGGTGGACGTCAGCGCCAGTCACGAGGAGAGCCTCAAGGTTTCCCGGAAGCCTTTGTCCGAGTTCGAACAGAAATTCTGCTTCGCCGTGAAAAAAGGCGACACCGCACTTCTGGCCGCCCTCAACGAGGGGCTGGCCGTGGTCTTTTCCAATGGCGTCTACGAGGCCCTGTACGCCAAATGGTTCGGCCCCATCCTGCCCGGCCGCCCCCTGGACGTGCATTCCCTGCTCATGATCCTGGTTCCGGCCCTTCTCGTCCTGTCCGCCCTATGGCTGTGGTACCTGCGCCGCGAAGTGGCCCGCAAGACGCGACGCCTGTCGAATGAGGTCGAAGAGCGCCGCCGGGCCGAGGCCCAGATCACGGAGAAGGAGGCCTTCATCCGCTCCATCATGGACAATCTGCCCATCGGCATCGCCGTCAACTCCATCGATCCCGAGGTGACCTTCACCTATGTAAACGACAATTTCTTGAGGTTCTACCGCACCACACGCCAGGCCTTAAGCTCCCCGAACGCCTTTTGGGAGGCCGTCTATGAAGACCCCGGCTTCCGGGAAGAAACCCGGAAACGGGTGCTCGCCGACTGCGCCTCGCAGGATCCTGCCCGCATGTACTGGGCCGACATCCCCATCACCCGGGCCGGAGAGAAGACCACCTACATCACCGCCCGCAACATTCCCATCGCCGACAAGAGCCTCATCATCTCCACGGTATGGGACGTCACGGAGCAAAAAAGGGCCGAAGCCGCCCTGACTGCCGCCAACCGGCGTCTTGAGGCCCTGTGGAGCATCTCCTCCCTGGCCAACGCCGATTACCAGACCATCTGCACCCGGGCCCTCGACGAAATCGTGGGCATGACCGAAAGCGCCCTGGGCTTTTACGGCCTGGTGGACGAGGCCGAAACCGTGGTGACCATCCAGTCCTGGATCGGAGAGGCCATTGAGGGCTGCACCGTCACGGACACCCCCCTGCACTTCCCCCTGTCCGAGGCCGGGCTGTGGGCCGAGGCCGTACGCCGTCGCGAGCCGCTGGTGGTCAACGACTACGCCGCGCCGCACCCGGGCAAGAGGGGATGTCCCGCAGGCCACGTCTCCCTGTCCAGGCTGATGGTGGTTCCCCTGTCGTCAAAGGGCAAGATCGTGGCCGTGACCGCCGTGGCCAACCGCGACACCGACTACGGCCCCCAGGACGTAAGCCAGATCATGGCCTTCATGACCAGCATCCAGGCCATCCTGTCCCGCATCACGGCCGAGGAGTCCCTGCGCGAAAGCGAGGAACGCTACCGCTGCCTGTTCGAGCAGTCCCTGGACGCCATCGCCATCCAACAGGGCATCCCCCCGGCCTTCTCCTGGGTCAATCCGGCCTTCTGCGAGCTTTTCGGCTATACGCCCGAGGAAATCTACGCCCTTACCCCCGGGCAGATGTGGTCGCTGGTGCATCCCGAGGACCGGGACATGGTGCGGCAAAGCCTCCTGGAACGCCTGTCCGGCAAGGCGGACGAGGTGCGCTACGCCTTCCGCATCCTGCGCAAGGACGGCGAGGTCCGCTGGGTGGAGGTCACCGGACGCAGGATGGACCGCGACGGCCATCCCCTGAACATGTCCATCTACCGCGACACCACCGAACGCAAGCAGAGTGAGGAGGCCCTGATCCTGGCCAAGGACCAGGCCGAGGCCGCCAACCGCGCCAAATCGGAATTTCTGGCCAACATGAGCCACGAGATCAGAACCCCCTTAAACGGCGTCCTGGGCATGCTCCAACTCCTGACGACCACCTCGCCCACCCCGGAACAGGGGGAATACCTCCAGGCAGCCACGACCTCGGCCCAACGCCTGACCCGCCTTCTCTCCGACATCCTCGACCTGTCCCGCATCGAGGCGGGCCGAATGCGCATCGAGGAGGCGCCGTTTTCTCTTTTGGCCATCAAGGAATCCATTCTGGAGCTTTTCGGCCTGACCGCCAGGGACAAGGGGCTGGATCTGGATTTCCTCATCGCCGACGACACGCCGCCGATCCTTGTCGGCGACGAGGCCCGGCTGCGCCAGATCCTGTTCAACCTTATCGGCAACGCCCTCAAGTTCACCGAGCACGGCCGGGTCCACGCCGAGGCGTCCCTGCTGCCCGAAAGCCGCGACGGCCGCGTGCGGCTGCTTTTCACCGTCCAGGACACGGGCATCGGCATCGCCGACGAGCTGTTGGAACACATCTTCGAGCCCTTCAGCCAGGGCGAAACCTCGTATGTGCGGCGCTACCAGGGGGCGGGCCTGGGCCTGTCCATCGTGCGGCGGCTGCTCACGCTCCTGGAGGGGGAACTGACCATCGACAACAGCGGCCAGGGGGTGTCCGGCACCACCATCCACTTCTCCCTGCCCTTCCGGCTGCCTCAGGAGGCCGTGCTTCCGAGCCAGGCCCCCGCCGCCCGGCCGCGCCGCAGCGACAGGCCCTTGCGGGTGCTTCTGGCCGAGGACGACGAGGTCAGCATGCAACTGGCCCGACTCCTGCTGGAGAAGGCCGGGCACACCGTGGACACGGCCCCGGATGGGCAGCAGGCCTTGGATCTCCTGAAAAAAGGCGACTACGACCTGATCCTCATGGACATCCAGATGCCGGTGTTAAACGGCCTGGAGGCGACCCGCATGATCCGGCAATCCCCGGACTTCGCCCACGTCTCGGGCATCCCCATCATCGCCATGACCGCCTATGCCATGGACGGCGACAGGGAAAAATTCCTGTCGGCCGGGATCGACGCCTACGTGTCCAAGCCCGTGGACATGGGAGAGCTGGCCATGGCGGTCACCCGGGCCATAAAGGCCGCGCCCGAGTGA
- a CDS encoding saccharopine dehydrogenase family protein → MGKTVLLLGTGAMGSLAAQTVSAFDEVEALILASLDAAEAEKAAVTCRGSATAVAIDVTDQERLVQLMRRADVVLNCVGPFFRFGLPILEAAITAGVDYLDICDDPEPTKKMLDLDATARQAGTTAIIGMGASPGLNNLLGAMVRANLDETDLLVAGWNIEEKTGDALVFSAAVIHWMEQCSGTILECRDGALVDGRPLEDLVIDYPGRGKRTIYTVGHPEPVSFHYSWPEVRRTHCGMVMPSAWIGMFRSYRDAIDAGKMTLEEAGRDLVKNAAEAGFLSALLTHLSRLVDGPRLPLFFVLGQGARHGKPATVAASLRATPPDMASMTGIPLALGAIMHLRGQTSGTGVMAPERAFAPKDFFELFAPYCTLPRPCPADRLVELVRA, encoded by the coding sequence ATGGGCAAGACCGTACTGCTTCTCGGGACCGGGGCCATGGGCAGCCTGGCCGCCCAGACCGTTTCCGCCTTCGACGAGGTGGAGGCACTGATCCTGGCCAGCCTGGATGCGGCCGAGGCCGAGAAGGCGGCCGTCACATGCCGGGGCTCGGCCACGGCCGTGGCCATCGACGTGACCGACCAGGAGCGCCTCGTGCAGCTCATGCGCCGGGCCGACGTGGTGCTCAACTGCGTGGGCCCCTTTTTCCGCTTCGGCCTGCCCATCCTTGAGGCGGCCATTACGGCCGGGGTGGATTATCTGGACATCTGCGACGACCCCGAGCCGACCAAAAAGATGCTCGACCTGGACGCCACGGCCCGGCAGGCGGGCACAACCGCCATCATCGGCATGGGCGCAAGCCCGGGCCTCAACAACCTGCTCGGGGCCATGGTCCGCGCCAACCTGGACGAGACCGACCTGCTGGTGGCCGGATGGAACATCGAGGAGAAGACCGGCGACGCCCTGGTCTTTTCCGCCGCCGTGATCCACTGGATGGAGCAGTGCTCGGGTACGATCCTGGAGTGCCGCGACGGCGCGCTGGTGGACGGCCGTCCCCTGGAAGACCTGGTCATCGACTATCCCGGCCGGGGCAAACGGACCATCTACACCGTGGGCCATCCCGAGCCCGTCTCGTTCCATTATTCCTGGCCCGAGGTCCGGCGCACCCACTGCGGCATGGTCATGCCCTCGGCCTGGATCGGCATGTTCCGCTCCTACCGCGACGCCATCGACGCCGGAAAGATGACCCTGGAGGAGGCCGGGCGGGATCTGGTCAAAAACGCCGCCGAGGCGGGGTTCCTCAGCGCCCTGCTGACGCATCTGTCGCGGCTGGTGGACGGGCCGAGGCTGCCGCTGTTCTTCGTCCTGGGCCAGGGCGCGCGCCACGGCAAACCCGCCACCGTGGCCGCGTCGCTTCGGGCCACGCCGCCGGACATGGCCTCCATGACCGGCATCCCCCTGGCCCTGGGGGCCATCATGCACCTGCGCGGCCAGACCAGCGGGACGGGGGTCATGGCCCCGGAGCGGGCCTTTGCGCCGAAAGATTTTTTCGAACTCTTCGCCCCCTACTGCACCCTGCCCCGGCCCTGCCCGGCGGACAGGCTGGTGGAGCTGGTCCGGGCATAG
- a CDS encoding efflux RND transporter periplasmic adaptor subunit, with protein MRHHPHSTSGPDDRSMASRKATRHGRRAMASLFALALFLALTACAEDKPPFEKPPTPVEVVSVEALPVGDALTYSATLVPNERVELAFKVGGYVKDIATAQGPGGTPRILQKGDTVKRGMVLAALRDDDYQAALKKAQAAREEELASLREATINFERYQTLYNQKVVAKSELDKAREKFDFYRASSDRTTHQIEEASLQLKDTVLVSPLDALVLSRSIEKGTLVATGTLAFVLADLSTVKAVLGVPDFMLRHVHPGDTVPIRVEALGNQVFPGIVLSVAPSADPKSRVFDVEVAIQNPDLTLKDGMIASATLAGEQLSRLVLPVSAVVRDPADQSGFLVYVALEGDGVTTAKGHKVTIGDVVGNRVTLIEGPQPGARVITTGATMVSDGAPVRVIK; from the coding sequence ATGCGCCATCACCCCCACAGCACATCCGGCCCGGACGACAGGAGTATGGCGTCCCGGAAGGCGACACGCCACGGCCGCCGGGCCATGGCCTCCCTTTTCGCCCTGGCCCTTTTTCTGGCCCTTACGGCCTGCGCCGAGGACAAACCGCCCTTCGAGAAGCCGCCCACGCCCGTGGAGGTCGTGTCCGTGGAGGCCTTGCCCGTGGGCGACGCCCTGACCTATTCGGCCACGCTCGTCCCCAACGAGCGCGTGGAACTGGCCTTCAAGGTCGGCGGCTACGTGAAGGACATCGCCACGGCCCAAGGCCCGGGCGGTACGCCGCGCATCCTGCAAAAAGGCGACACGGTGAAACGGGGCATGGTCCTGGCGGCGCTTAGGGACGACGATTACCAGGCCGCGCTCAAAAAGGCCCAGGCCGCCCGGGAGGAGGAACTGGCGTCGCTTCGCGAGGCCACCATCAATTTCGAACGCTACCAGACCCTCTACAACCAGAAGGTGGTGGCCAAAAGCGAACTCGACAAGGCCAGGGAGAAGTTCGACTTCTACAGGGCCTCGTCCGACCGCACCACGCACCAGATCGAGGAGGCCAGCCTTCAGTTGAAAGACACGGTGCTCGTCTCTCCCCTGGACGCCCTGGTCCTGTCCCGGTCCATCGAAAAGGGAACCCTGGTGGCCACGGGAACCCTGGCCTTCGTCCTGGCCGACCTGTCCACGGTCAAGGCCGTGCTCGGCGTGCCCGATTTCATGCTGCGGCACGTACATCCCGGCGACACCGTGCCCATCCGGGTGGAGGCCCTGGGCAACCAGGTCTTTCCGGGCATCGTGCTCTCGGTGGCCCCCTCGGCCGACCCCAAAAGCCGGGTCTTCGACGTGGAGGTGGCCATCCAAAACCCGGACCTGACCCTCAAAGACGGCATGATCGCCTCGGCCACCCTGGCCGGGGAACAGCTCTCGCGGCTCGTTTTGCCGGTCTCCGCCGTGGTCCGCGACCCCGCCGACCAAAGCGGCTTTCTGGTCTACGTGGCGCTTGAGGGCGACGGCGTGACCACGGCCAAGGGCCACAAGGTGACCATAGGCGACGTGGTGGGCAACCGGGTGACCCTCATCGAGGGCCCCCAGCCCGGGGCCAGGGTCATCACCACCGGCGCCACCATGGTCTCTGACGGCGCCCCCGTGCGCGTCATCAAATAG
- a CDS encoding carboxylesterase/lipase family protein yields MTPQVAPRLSPFAPWTMRIVLLLALGLLGWATFGVVGPALAAAKTIATDSGPVLRRSDGVYQGIPYAAPPVGALRWRPPQPARPWTGPLACDAPGPQCPQNDADGDTAEDCLTLGVRTPARTVGDRLPVMVFFHGGAFLSGAGSLSLYAGEALAREGVVLVTVNYRLGALGFMAHPALSAESPLGVSGNYGLLDQQAALSWVRRNIAAFGGDPDNVTVFGQSAGAASVLAHLVSPAAAGLFHKAILQSPVAPGALRRLKDAVHGVAPAEDIGRRIAARLGADTEPDTLAALRAASVEDILDATEALRPEAGLEVAGIVCSPTVDGVVVPDHPLKLFATGRQHHVPLIIGTTANESSLFLDHLDPPADTTQAYVRLATRRFGDDAKKALALAPGREPGLWKDLERLVSVRWFLAPAEFLARAQAASGSPCFVYRYGLPPPLGALAALEDEGDALGVSPQQAGVPHGAELFPVFGFESPWLGFDDADRDVGRAMRAAWASFARTGRPVVAGGPTWPGFDPAAPRIMAFGKTPAATPLPKEPLVPLAERSWQTTTY; encoded by the coding sequence ATGACGCCACAAGTCGCCCCGCGTCTCTCCCCTTTCGCGCCCTGGACCATGCGGATCGTCCTGCTCCTGGCCCTCGGGCTGCTCGGCTGGGCCACCTTCGGCGTGGTCGGCCCGGCCCTGGCCGCCGCCAAAACCATCGCCACGGATTCGGGACCGGTCCTGCGCCGCTCCGACGGGGTCTACCAGGGCATCCCCTATGCCGCACCGCCCGTGGGGGCCTTGCGCTGGCGGCCGCCGCAACCGGCCCGCCCCTGGACCGGGCCCCTGGCCTGCGACGCCCCCGGCCCCCAGTGCCCCCAGAATGACGCCGACGGAGACACGGCCGAGGACTGCCTGACGCTTGGCGTGCGCACCCCGGCCCGCACGGTCGGCGACCGGCTGCCGGTCATGGTCTTTTTCCACGGCGGGGCCTTCCTCTCCGGGGCGGGATCGCTCTCCCTTTATGCGGGCGAGGCCTTGGCGCGCGAGGGAGTGGTCCTGGTGACCGTGAACTACCGCCTGGGGGCCCTGGGGTTCATGGCCCATCCGGCCCTGTCCGCCGAATCGCCCCTGGGCGTCTCCGGCAACTACGGCCTGCTCGACCAGCAGGCGGCCCTTTCCTGGGTCCGGCGCAACATCGCGGCCTTTGGCGGCGACCCGGACAACGTGACCGTGTTCGGCCAATCGGCCGGAGCCGCGTCCGTACTGGCGCATCTGGTCAGCCCGGCCGCCGCCGGGCTGTTCCACAAGGCCATCCTGCAAAGCCCCGTGGCGCCCGGGGCCTTGCGCCGTCTGAAGGACGCGGTCCACGGCGTCGCCCCGGCCGAGGATATCGGCCGCCGCATTGCCGCCCGGCTTGGCGCGGACACGGAACCCGACACCCTGGCCGCCCTGCGCGCCGCCTCCGTCGAGGACATCCTGGACGCGACCGAGGCCCTGAGGCCCGAGGCCGGCCTGGAGGTGGCCGGGATCGTGTGCTCGCCCACGGTGGACGGCGTTGTCGTGCCGGATCATCCCCTGAAGCTTTTTGCCACGGGCAGGCAGCACCATGTGCCGCTGATCATCGGCACGACCGCAAACGAATCCTCCCTGTTCCTGGACCACCTCGATCCCCCGGCGGACACGACGCAGGCCTATGTCCGGCTGGCGACCCGCCGCTTCGGAGACGACGCGAAAAAGGCGCTGGCCCTGGCCCCGGGACGGGAACCCGGACTGTGGAAGGATCTGGAACGGCTTGTCAGCGTCCGCTGGTTCCTGGCCCCGGCGGAGTTCCTGGCCCGGGCCCAGGCCGCCTCCGGGTCGCCATGCTTCGTCTACCGCTACGGACTCCCCCCGCCGCTTGGGGCGCTTGCCGCCCTGGAGGACGAGGGCGACGCCCTGGGCGTCTCCCCGCAGCAGGCCGGGGTTCCCCACGGGGCGGAGCTTTTCCCGGTCTTCGGCTTCGAGAGCCCGTGGCTCGGCTTCGACGACGCCGACCGGGACGTGGGCCGGGCCATGCGCGCCGCCTGGGCCTCGTTCGCCAGGACCGGCCGTCCTGTCGTGGCGGGCGGCCCGACGTGGCCGGGCTTCGATCCGGCCGCGCCCCGGATCATGGCCTTCGGCAAGACCCCGGCGGCGACCCCCCTTCCGAAGGAGCCGCTCGTGCCCCTGGCCGAGCGTTCCTGGCAGACCACCACCTATTAA
- a CDS encoding transporter suffix domain-containing protein, which produces MQQDGDATPPLRKDWKYRLGLGLFIYSLVPICTIELVALLPLDTAEIVTLGAVYVASGELAFLAAVALLGKPFIQAVKDKIKGFFFSKKPLSPQKPIGKFRHGLGVALLLGSLAPYYAAIGMLLFATPGDSDARTLLYLLLAGEALFVVSLFVLGPEFWARLTRLFEWPGKERPTE; this is translated from the coding sequence ATGCAACAGGACGGCGACGCCACGCCGCCGCTTCGCAAGGACTGGAAGTATCGGCTGGGACTGGGGCTTTTCATCTACAGCCTCGTCCCCATCTGCACCATCGAACTGGTGGCCCTTTTGCCCCTGGACACGGCCGAAATCGTCACCCTCGGGGCGGTGTACGTGGCTTCCGGGGAACTGGCCTTCCTGGCCGCCGTGGCCCTTTTGGGCAAACCCTTCATCCAGGCCGTGAAAGACAAGATCAAGGGCTTTTTCTTCTCCAAAAAGCCCCTTTCGCCGCAAAAACCCATCGGAAAATTCCGCCACGGCCTGGGCGTCGCCCTACTGCTGGGCAGCCTGGCCCCCTACTACGCCGCCATCGGGATGCTCCTTTTCGCCACACCGGGGGACTCCGACGCCAGGACGCTCTTGTATCTGTTGCTTGCCGGTGAGGCGCTTTTCGTGGTGAGCCTGTTCGTCCTGGGCCCAGAATTCTGGGCCCGCCTCACGCGCCTGTTCGAATGGCCGGGCAAAGAACGGCCGACGGAGTAA